In Devosia sp. XK-2, one DNA window encodes the following:
- a CDS encoding mannitol dehydrogenase family protein, with protein sequence MTTKLSLATLPALTGVATPKYTRADLSAGIVHFGVGNFHRAHQAVYLDALFNLGEGHDWALIGAGVREADEAMRQKLMAQDWLTTVVEQEASSSAAHVTGAMIDYIQPGNSAEVIARLADPSIRIVSLTITEGGYYIDPASQTFDPTHPDIVWDAAHFDTPKTAFGLILAGLVKRRAAGLAPFTVMSCDNIPGNGHVTENAVAGLAALIDPALADWVTSSVAFPNGMVDRITPATSDRERKLLADQFGIDDAWPVFCESFKQWVLEDNFPAGRPALEKVGVQFVPDVAPYEHMKIRILNGGHATIAYPAGLLDIHFVHEAMEHPLVAAFLKKVEADEIIPVVPPVPNTDLNAYFALCERRFANPKIGDTVRRLALDGSNRQPKFIIPTALDRIRHGLPVMGLALVSALWCRYCYGTSESGAAIAPNDPSWDRLTAQAHKARDNPKAWLEMGDIYGDLAKAPDFIEAFTKALHSLWMQGTTRTLDAYLADQL encoded by the coding sequence ATGACCACCAAACTTTCCCTCGCCACCCTGCCCGCGCTCACCGGCGTTGCGACACCAAAATACACCCGCGCCGATCTCAGCGCCGGCATTGTCCATTTCGGCGTCGGCAATTTCCATCGCGCACATCAGGCGGTCTATCTCGACGCCCTGTTCAATCTGGGCGAGGGACACGATTGGGCGCTGATCGGGGCTGGCGTACGCGAGGCCGATGAAGCCATGCGGCAAAAGCTGATGGCACAGGACTGGCTGACCACCGTGGTGGAGCAGGAGGCCTCCTCCAGCGCCGCCCATGTCACCGGCGCCATGATCGACTATATCCAGCCCGGCAACAGCGCGGAGGTCATCGCCAGGCTTGCCGATCCCTCCATCCGCATTGTTTCGCTGACCATCACCGAGGGCGGCTATTATATCGACCCGGCCAGCCAGACATTCGATCCGACCCATCCCGATATTGTCTGGGACGCCGCTCATTTCGACACACCGAAAACCGCGTTTGGGCTGATCCTTGCGGGTCTTGTCAAACGCCGCGCTGCCGGACTTGCGCCCTTCACCGTGATGAGTTGCGACAATATTCCAGGCAATGGCCATGTCACCGAAAACGCCGTTGCGGGCCTGGCCGCGCTAATCGATCCGGCACTGGCAGACTGGGTCACGTCATCGGTCGCCTTCCCCAATGGCATGGTGGACCGGATCACGCCCGCGACCTCGGACCGCGAAAGAAAGCTGCTGGCCGACCAGTTCGGAATCGACGATGCCTGGCCCGTGTTCTGCGAGAGTTTCAAGCAATGGGTGCTGGAGGACAATTTTCCGGCCGGCCGCCCGGCCCTCGAAAAGGTCGGCGTGCAATTCGTGCCTGATGTCGCGCCCTATGAGCATATGAAGATCCGCATTCTCAATGGCGGCCATGCCACCATTGCTTATCCCGCCGGTCTGCTCGACATTCATTTCGTGCATGAGGCCATGGAACACCCGCTGGTCGCTGCCTTCCTCAAAAAGGTGGAGGCCGACGAAATCATCCCCGTCGTGCCGCCAGTGCCCAATACCGACCTCAATGCCTATTTTGCCCTGTGCGAAAGGCGTTTCGCCAATCCCAAAATCGGCGACACGGTCCGCCGACTGGCGCTGGATGGCTCGAACCGCCAGCCCAAATTCATCATTCCCACCGCGCTCGATCGCATTCGCCACGGCCTGCCGGTGATGGGGCTGGCGCTCGTCTCCGCGCTGTGGTGCCGCTATTGCTATGGAACCTCGGAAAGCGGCGCGGCCATCGCCCCCAATGACCCGAGCTGGGACCGGCTCACAGCCCAGGCGCACAAGGCCAGGGACAATCCCAAGGCCTGGCTCGAAATGGGCGACATCTATGGCGATCTGGCCAAGGCGCCCGACTTCATCGAAGCGTTCACCAAGGCGCTCCATTCCCTGTGGATGCAGGGCACAACCCGCACGCTCGATGCCTATCTGGCCGACCAGCTCTAA
- a CDS encoding sugar ABC transporter substrate-binding protein: MKLTPLLAGLFSLALVGTASAQTLTIATVNNGDMIRMQGLSDAFTAETGIELNWVVLEENTLRQNVTTDIATNGGQYDIMTIGTYEAPIWAKQGWLKPLDGLAADADYDVDDLLPPIRDGLSVDGKLYAAPFYGESSFIMYRTDLMEKAGLEMPEAPTWEFIGEAARAMTDRANDINGICLRGKAGWGENMAFLTAMSNSFGARWFDENWMPQFDQPEWKATLDTYLSLMADAGPSGASSNGFNENLTLFQQGKCGMWIDATVAASFVTNPDDSTVADKVGFALAPDTGLGKRGNWLWAWSLAIPASSQNADAAEQFIGWATSKDYLEMVAAEEGWANVPPGTRISLYENPDYQAAAPFADMTLGSIYAADPTHPTVEPVPYVGVQFVAIPEFAGIATNVGQLFSAALAGQMSADDALAQAQDATTRDMTRAGYIK; the protein is encoded by the coding sequence ATGAAACTGACACCGCTTCTCGCGGGCCTATTTTCGCTCGCACTCGTCGGCACCGCTTCTGCGCAGACGCTCACCATTGCCACTGTGAACAATGGCGACATGATCCGCATGCAGGGCCTGTCCGACGCCTTCACGGCGGAAACCGGTATCGAGCTCAATTGGGTGGTTCTGGAAGAGAACACGCTCCGCCAGAACGTCACCACCGACATCGCCACCAATGGCGGCCAATATGACATCATGACCATCGGCACCTATGAGGCCCCGATCTGGGCCAAGCAGGGCTGGCTGAAGCCGCTCGATGGCCTGGCGGCCGATGCCGATTATGATGTCGATGACCTGCTGCCGCCGATCCGGGACGGTCTGTCGGTCGATGGCAAGCTCTATGCAGCGCCCTTCTATGGCGAGAGCTCCTTCATCATGTATCGCACCGATCTGATGGAAAAAGCCGGGCTGGAAATGCCGGAGGCCCCAACCTGGGAATTCATCGGCGAAGCCGCCCGCGCCATGACCGACCGTGCCAATGACATCAACGGCATCTGCCTGCGTGGCAAGGCCGGCTGGGGCGAGAACATGGCGTTCCTAACCGCCATGTCCAACTCCTTCGGCGCCCGCTGGTTCGATGAAAACTGGATGCCGCAGTTCGATCAGCCGGAATGGAAGGCAACGCTGGACACCTATCTCTCGCTAATGGCCGATGCTGGTCCGTCCGGTGCATCATCGAACGGGTTCAACGAGAACCTGACCCTGTTCCAGCAGGGCAAATGCGGCATGTGGATCGACGCCACCGTGGCGGCCTCCTTCGTGACCAACCCCGATGACTCGACGGTCGCCGACAAGGTCGGTTTCGCCCTGGCGCCGGACACCGGGTTGGGCAAGCGCGGCAACTGGCTCTGGGCCTGGTCGCTGGCCATCCCGGCAAGCTCGCAGAATGCCGATGCCGCCGAGCAGTTCATCGGCTGGGCAACCTCCAAGGACTATCTCGAAATGGTTGCGGCGGAGGAAGGTTGGGCCAATGTGCCTCCGGGCACGCGCATCTCGCTTTATGAGAACCCGGATTACCAGGCCGCGGCACCTTTCGCCGACATGACCCTGGGCTCGATCTATGCAGCCGATCCGACCCATCCGACCGTCGAGCCGGTGCCCTATGTCGGCGTGCAATTCGTGGCTATTCCGGAATTTGCCGGTATCGCGACCAATGTGGGTCAGCTCTTCTCGGCAGCGCTGGCCGGGCAGATGTCGGCCGATGACGCCCTGGCTCAGGCCCAGGACGCCACCACCCGCGACATGACCCGCGCCGGCTATATCAAATAG
- a CDS encoding 3'-5' exonuclease, whose protein sequence is MASAVIFDCEFLCLEGSQRRFWCAAHDPDPIVAQIGAVRLGLEGDIPILGTFRAYVRPVDRFGNRYVIDQFFTKLTGIADADIDDKGIPLQEALLAFDQFSSGDLCWSWGKDELNMLAISCFVAGIAPPIPATRFDNAVKLLLAAGMPVDDLARTPSNEHSNYYGIEHPPLRGHDALDDALSVSYALQHLMRAGKLNPHVLAR, encoded by the coding sequence ATGGCGTCAGCGGTGATTTTCGACTGCGAGTTTCTTTGCCTCGAAGGCTCCCAGCGCCGATTTTGGTGTGCCGCTCACGACCCCGATCCTATTGTCGCTCAAATCGGAGCCGTTCGACTCGGCCTTGAAGGAGATATCCCGATCCTAGGCACGTTTCGGGCCTATGTCAGACCCGTGGACCGCTTCGGTAATCGCTATGTTATCGATCAATTCTTCACGAAGTTGACCGGCATTGCGGACGCGGACATCGATGACAAGGGTATCCCTCTCCAAGAGGCTCTCTTGGCATTCGACCAGTTCTCAAGCGGAGATCTTTGCTGGTCCTGGGGTAAGGACGAACTGAACATGCTGGCCATCAGCTGCTTTGTCGCCGGGATCGCTCCCCCCATTCCGGCAACGCGGTTCGACAACGCAGTCAAATTGCTGCTGGCCGCAGGCATGCCCGTTGACGACCTTGCCAGAACGCCGAGCAATGAACACTCGAACTATTATGGTATCGAGCACCCGCCCCTGCGCGGCCACGACGCGCTCGATGACGCATTGTCGGTCAGCTATGCGCTTCAGCACCTTATGCGGGCCGGCAAGCTCAATCCGCATGTCCTCGCCCGCTGA
- a CDS encoding helix-turn-helix domain-containing protein: MSDHAETETPQPSLAVTRAWIRLMRAQRIVLAAIEQDLKVADLPPLGWYDVLLELSRATDGRLRPFEIEERTLLAQHNLSRLLDRMDKAGLVKREVFAEDGRGRWVIITQAGRAMQAHMWIIYAKALQQHLGSKLDDGQAEQLAGLLAALSQKS, encoded by the coding sequence ATGTCCGATCACGCAGAGACTGAAACCCCGCAACCATCCCTGGCCGTCACCCGGGCCTGGATACGGCTCATGCGTGCCCAGCGGATCGTCCTTGCCGCGATCGAACAGGATTTGAAGGTGGCCGATCTGCCGCCACTGGGCTGGTATGATGTGTTGCTCGAACTGTCGCGGGCCACGGACGGCCGCTTGCGGCCCTTCGAAATCGAGGAACGCACCCTATTGGCGCAGCATAATCTTTCCAGGCTGCTCGACCGGATGGACAAGGCAGGTCTGGTCAAGCGCGAAGTGTTCGCTGAGGACGGCCGGGGACGCTGGGTCATCATCACACAAGCCGGCCGTGCCATGCAGGCGCATATGTGGATCATATATGCAAAAGCGCTGCAGCAGCATCTGGGCAGCAAGCTTGACGATGGTCAGGCCGAGCAGCTGGCCGGGCTGCTGGCGGCCCTATCGCAAAAATCCTAG
- a CDS encoding carbohydrate ABC transporter permease translates to MARSASVQTKIGFTVLAWAVALLLFSPILWTIVTAFKTEAEAIAAPPTFLPQTFTLDNFGDVQDRSDYIKHAWNSIVVSVGSTLLGLVIAIPAAWSMAFAPTKRTKDILMWMLSTKMMPAVGVLIPIYLIFRDLRLLDTVHGLTIIMTLINLPIIIWMLYTYFKEIPVDILEAARMDGAELWNEIVHVLVPMAVPGIASTLLLNVILAWNEAFWTITLTSGRAGTLTAFISSFSSPQGLFLAKLSAASLLAIAPILLLGWFSQKQLVRGLTFGAVK, encoded by the coding sequence ATGGCCCGCAGCGCATCCGTCCAGACCAAAATCGGCTTCACAGTACTCGCATGGGCAGTCGCCCTGCTGCTGTTCTCGCCCATCCTGTGGACCATAGTCACGGCGTTCAAGACCGAGGCCGAGGCCATCGCCGCCCCGCCGACCTTCCTGCCGCAAACCTTCACACTCGACAATTTCGGCGATGTGCAGGACCGTTCGGATTACATCAAGCACGCCTGGAACTCGATTGTAGTCTCGGTCGGCTCGACGCTTCTGGGCCTTGTCATCGCCATTCCGGCGGCATGGTCGATGGCCTTTGCGCCGACCAAGCGTACCAAGGACATTCTGATGTGGATGCTCTCCACCAAGATGATGCCGGCGGTGGGCGTTCTTATTCCGATCTACCTGATCTTCCGTGACCTGCGCCTGCTCGATACCGTGCATGGCCTGACCATCATCATGACGCTGATCAACCTGCCGATCATCATCTGGATGCTCTATACCTATTTCAAGGAAATCCCGGTCGATATCCTGGAAGCGGCCCGCATGGATGGCGCCGAGCTCTGGAACGAGATCGTCCACGTGCTCGTGCCCATGGCAGTGCCCGGCATTGCCTCGACCCTTCTGCTCAACGTGATCCTCGCCTGGAACGAAGCCTTCTGGACCATCACCCTGACCTCGGGCCGCGCCGGCACGCTGACCGCCTTCATCTCGTCGTTCTCATCGCCGCAGGGCCTGTTCCTGGCCAAGCTCTCGGCCGCATCCCTGCTCGCCATCGCACCAATCCTGCTGCTGGGCTGGTTCAGCCAGAAGCAACTCGTCCGTGGCCTCACCTTCGGCGCCGTCAAATAA
- a CDS encoding DoxX family protein: MTQERLTDYGVTLLRVSLGVMYLAHSIGLKLLTFGLAGTAGYFESIGLPGWLAYITFAAEAVGGAMLVLGIYARWVAVILIPALAGAIIWAHGGNGWVFNAPNGGWEYPLYLIILSVAQFLFGDGRYALRPSPAFR; the protein is encoded by the coding sequence ATGACTCAAGAGCGGCTAACGGACTATGGGGTCACGCTGCTGCGCGTCAGCCTGGGCGTGATGTATCTGGCCCATTCCATTGGGCTAAAGCTGTTGACCTTCGGCCTTGCCGGCACGGCAGGCTATTTTGAATCGATCGGTCTGCCTGGCTGGCTGGCCTATATCACCTTCGCGGCGGAAGCGGTTGGTGGCGCGATGCTGGTTCTGGGCATCTATGCGCGTTGGGTGGCCGTGATCCTGATCCCGGCGCTGGCCGGCGCGATCATCTGGGCCCATGGCGGCAACGGCTGGGTCTTCAACGCGCCGAATGGCGGTTGGGAATATCCGCTCTACCTCATCATCCTGTCTGTCGCCCAATTCCTATTCGGTGACGGCCGCTACGCGTTGCGCCCTTCGCCCGCCTTTCGCTGA
- a CDS encoding sugar ABC transporter permease yields MATRQTRTLARTMMAPAVIVLLIWMAVPLAMTLWFSFQNYSLINPMMTGFAGWGNYIYVIGDPSFTQALVNTLLLVGGVLLITVIGGTFLALLLDQPIWGQGILRILVISPFFVMPPVAALIWKNGFMHPGYGMLGHLYKALGLQPVDWFAQYPLFSVIVIVAWQWLPFATLILLTALQSLSEEQREAAEMDGANAVNRFRYIILPHMARAITIVILIQTIFLLGIFAEIRVTTGGGPGYASTNIAFLVFRTGILSNDIGAGSAGGVVAVIIANIVAIFLMRAVGKNLDA; encoded by the coding sequence ATGGCAACCAGACAAACCCGAACCCTCGCCCGTACGATGATGGCACCCGCCGTCATCGTGCTGCTCATCTGGATGGCCGTGCCCCTGGCAATGACGCTGTGGTTTTCGTTCCAGAACTATAGCCTGATCAACCCGATGATGACTGGCTTTGCCGGCTGGGGGAACTACATCTATGTGATCGGCGATCCCAGCTTTACCCAGGCTCTGGTCAATACATTGCTGCTGGTCGGCGGAGTACTGCTGATCACCGTCATCGGCGGCACGTTCCTTGCGCTTTTGCTCGACCAGCCGATCTGGGGGCAGGGCATTTTGCGCATCCTGGTGATTTCCCCCTTCTTCGTCATGCCGCCGGTGGCCGCGCTGATCTGGAAGAACGGCTTCATGCATCCCGGCTATGGCATGCTCGGGCACCTTTATAAGGCGCTGGGTCTGCAGCCGGTCGACTGGTTCGCGCAATATCCGCTGTTCTCGGTAATCGTGATCGTGGCCTGGCAATGGCTGCCCTTTGCCACGCTCATCCTGCTGACGGCCTTGCAATCGCTGTCCGAAGAGCAGCGCGAGGCCGCCGAGATGGATGGCGCCAATGCGGTCAATCGCTTCCGCTATATCATCCTGCCGCATATGGCGCGGGCAATCACCATCGTCATCCTCATCCAGACCATCTTCCTGCTCGGTATCTTTGCGGAAATCCGCGTCACCACCGGCGGCGGGCCTGGCTATGCATCGACCAACATCGCCTTCCTGGTGTTCCGCACCGGCATCCTTTCCAACGACATCGGCGCCGGTTCGGCCGGTGGCGTGGTCGCCGTCATCATCGCCAATATCGTCGCCATCTTCCTGATGCGCGCCGTCGGCAAGAACCTGGACGCGTAA
- a CDS encoding FGGY-family carbohydrate kinase, with the protein MSQNLLVGVDVGTGSARAGIFTRDGRLLGRHEHPILMRRTDANFAEHDSEDVWAAVCTAVRIAMAEAGAAPEDVAGIGFDATCSLVVRDAKGAPVTVSRDGEDRWDTIVWLDHRALAEADECTRTGHEVLHYAGGVMSPEMEVPKLMWLKRHLPQSWARAGQMFDLADFLSWKATGSLARSQSTLTCKWTYLGHSEQKWRHDFLARVGLDDLIDKAALPQIASPVGADLGALTAAAAEQLGLTTQCHVGAGLIDAHAGALGVLGAFTADVGSIDRHLALIAGTSSCVMALSAEDRPTTGVWGPYYGAVLPGVWLNEGGQSATGALLDHLIRWHGAGGEPTRDKHLAICERVMELRQTEGLSLAKRLHVLPDFHGNRSPLGDPSALGVISGLTLDSDFDSLCRLYWRTCVSIALGVRHILDTLNTKGYAIDTLHITGGHTRNPLLMELYADATGCTVVEPSTPDATLLGMAMVAANAAGLYPSLDRACLAMQQGGTSRAPDPAARTQFDRDYRIFLEMTRQRQVIDGLE; encoded by the coding sequence GTGTCGCAAAACCTCCTGGTGGGAGTGGATGTCGGGACCGGCAGCGCCCGGGCGGGCATTTTCACGCGCGATGGACGCCTGCTTGGCCGTCACGAACACCCCATATTGATGCGACGCACCGACGCCAATTTCGCTGAACATGACAGCGAAGACGTTTGGGCCGCCGTCTGCACGGCTGTGCGCATAGCAATGGCCGAGGCCGGGGCGGCGCCAGAAGATGTTGCAGGCATCGGCTTTGATGCCACTTGCTCGCTCGTCGTGCGCGACGCGAAAGGCGCTCCGGTCACCGTCTCGCGCGACGGCGAAGACCGCTGGGACACGATTGTCTGGCTCGACCACCGCGCCCTGGCCGAAGCCGATGAATGCACCCGCACCGGCCATGAAGTGCTGCACTATGCCGGCGGCGTCATGTCTCCAGAAATGGAAGTGCCCAAGCTGATGTGGCTCAAGCGGCACCTGCCGCAAAGCTGGGCCCGGGCCGGGCAGATGTTCGATCTGGCAGATTTCCTGTCCTGGAAAGCCACCGGGTCTCTGGCCCGTTCGCAATCGACCCTGACTTGCAAATGGACCTATCTCGGCCATTCGGAACAGAAATGGCGGCACGATTTTCTGGCCCGCGTAGGGCTGGACGACCTCATCGACAAGGCTGCGCTTCCCCAAATCGCCAGCCCCGTTGGCGCTGATCTAGGCGCCCTGACAGCCGCCGCGGCCGAGCAGCTTGGGCTCACAACGCAGTGCCATGTCGGCGCCGGTCTCATCGATGCCCATGCCGGAGCGCTGGGGGTTCTGGGGGCCTTCACCGCCGATGTCGGCTCCATTGACCGGCACCTTGCGCTGATCGCCGGCACATCGAGCTGCGTCATGGCACTCTCGGCCGAAGATCGGCCTACAACGGGGGTATGGGGCCCCTATTATGGCGCCGTGCTGCCGGGCGTCTGGCTCAATGAGGGCGGGCAATCGGCGACCGGCGCCCTGCTCGACCATCTCATCCGCTGGCATGGTGCGGGTGGCGAACCGACACGGGACAAGCATCTGGCCATCTGCGAACGCGTCATGGAATTGCGGCAGACCGAGGGGCTATCCCTCGCCAAGCGGCTGCATGTCCTGCCCGATTTTCACGGCAATCGCTCGCCCCTGGGCGATCCATCGGCCTTGGGGGTCATTTCCGGCCTGACGCTGGACAGCGATTTCGATAGCCTCTGCCGGCTTTATTGGCGCACCTGCGTGTCCATTGCTCTCGGTGTGCGGCATATCCTGGATACGCTCAATACCAAGGGCTACGCCATCGACACCTTGCACATTACCGGCGGCCACACGCGCAATCCGCTGCTGATGGAGCTTTATGCCGACGCCACCGGCTGCACCGTGGTCGAACCATCGACGCCCGACGCGACCCTATTGGGCATGGCCATGGTCGCCGCCAATGCGGCAGGCCTTTATCCAAGTCTTGATCGGGCCTGTCTTGCCATGCAGCAGGGCGGCACCTCGCGGGCGCCCGATCCGGCGGCCCGGACGCAGTTTGACCGCGACTACCGTATTTTCCTTGAGATGACCCGCCAGCGTCAGGTGATCGACGGGTTGGAGTGA
- a CDS encoding ABC transporter ATP-binding protein produces the protein MGSITLEHVNKSFGEVEIIPDISLEIKDGEFVVFVGPSGCGKSTLLRLIAGLEDTTSGHIKLDGEDVTGAPPARRGLAMVFQSYALYPHMSVRDNIAFPLKMAKTPQAVIDQKVEYAARTLNLGSYLDRRPRALSGGQRQRVAIGRAIVREPKAFLFDEPLSNLDAALRVNMRLEITELHQQLKTTMIYVTHDQVEAMTMADRIVVLNAGNVEQFGSPLELYKKPANRFVAGFIGSPKMNFIDGPEAEKHKAHSIGVRPEHFTLSTAAGAGQWAGTVSVAEQLGSDTFLHVESNFGLLTVRTDGDQTFSHGDKVFLTPDPDRIYRFDAAGLAL, from the coding sequence ATGGGTTCCATCACGCTCGAACACGTCAACAAGTCCTTCGGTGAAGTCGAAATCATCCCGGACATTTCATTGGAGATCAAAGACGGCGAATTCGTCGTCTTTGTCGGCCCCTCGGGCTGCGGCAAGTCCACCCTGCTGCGCCTGATCGCCGGGCTCGAGGACACCACTTCTGGCCATATCAAGCTCGACGGCGAGGATGTCACCGGCGCACCGCCTGCGCGACGCGGCCTCGCCATGGTGTTCCAGTCCTATGCGCTCTATCCGCATATGAGCGTGCGCGACAACATCGCCTTCCCATTGAAGATGGCCAAGACGCCGCAGGCCGTGATCGACCAGAAGGTCGAATATGCGGCGCGCACGCTGAACCTCGGCTCCTATCTCGACCGCCGCCCGCGGGCGCTCTCGGGTGGCCAGCGCCAGCGTGTCGCGATTGGCCGCGCGATTGTGCGCGAACCCAAGGCGTTCCTTTTCGACGAACCGCTCTCGAACTTGGACGCGGCGCTGCGCGTCAATATGCGGCTCGAAATCACCGAGCTGCATCAGCAGCTCAAGACCACGATGATCTATGTGACCCATGACCAGGTGGAAGCCATGACCATGGCCGACCGCATCGTGGTGCTGAACGCGGGCAATGTGGAACAGTTCGGCTCGCCGCTCGAACTCTACAAAAAACCCGCCAACCGCTTCGTTGCCGGCTTTATCGGTTCGCCCAAGATGAACTTCATCGACGGACCGGAAGCCGAAAAACACAAGGCTCATTCCATCGGCGTGCGCCCCGAGCATTTTACACTCTCGACCGCGGCAGGCGCCGGACAATGGGCCGGCACGGTCAGCGTGGCCGAACAGCTCGGCTCGGACACCTTCCTCCATGTCGAAAGCAATTTCGGCCTGCTCACCGTCCGCACCGATGGTGACCAGACCTTCAGCCATGGCGACAAGGTCTTCCTGACGCCCGACCCCGACCGCATCTACCGCTTCGATGCGGCGGGCCTGGCGCTCTGA